One Spinacia oleracea cultivar Varoflay chromosome 4, BTI_SOV_V1, whole genome shotgun sequence DNA segment encodes these proteins:
- the LOC110779229 gene encoding uncharacterized protein, producing MWKNSPDFHDSISTAWNTTITGSKMYIVTRKLKKVKSALKELNRVGFSDIQAAELSAYQDMLNAQEAMHHNPTDQVLAVQELLATNVYRVKHKDYLEFLKQKAKVDWIKSGDENTTLFHQSIKSRNVHNQVYTIHDMSGEWKDDPVAVSDAFVSYYKSLLCTTHAHRKPVIQQVVQIGPVCSEDHKTILNAPFTAEEVKVALFSIKGNKAPWLDGFGSHFYRDTWQIVGSDIIDVVLDVLYSGKLLKDVNHTAITVIP from the coding sequence ATGTGGAAGAACTCTCCTGATTTTCATGATTCAATTTCTACTGCTTGGAATACTACTATTACTGGTAGTAAAATGTATATTGTGACTAGAAAACTGAAGAAAGTCAAATCTGCTTTAAAAGAGCTCAACAGGGTGGGTTTTTCAGATATCCAGGCTGCTGAATTGAGTGCATACCAAGATATGTTGAATGCACAAGAAGCAATGCATCACAATCCTACTGATCAGGTTTTAGCTGTTCAGGAACTGCTTGCCACTAATGTGTACAGAGTTAAGCATAAAGATTACCTGGAATTCTTGAAGCAAAAAGCTAAGGTTGACTGGATTAAATCTGGAGATGAGAACACAACCCTGTTTCACCAGAGTATCAAAAGTAGAAATGTGCATAATCAAGTCTATACTATTCATGACATGAGTGGGGAGTGGAAGGATGATCCAGTGGCTGTGTCTGATGCTTTTGTCTCTTATTACAAATCTCTCCTTTGCACCACTCATGCTCATAGGAAACCTGTGATTCAACAAGTTGTTCAGATTGGTCCTGTTTGTTCTGAAGATCATAAGACAATCTTAAATGCTCCATTCACTGCTGAAGAAGTCAAGGTGGCATTGTTCTCTATCAAAGGTAATAAGGCACCTTGGCTAGATGGCTTTGGTTCCCACTTTTATAGGGATACATGGCAAATTGTGGGTTCTGATATCATTGATGTTGTTTTAGATGTGTTGTATTCTGGTAAACTTTTAAAAGATGTAAATCACACTGCCATCACTGTTATTCCTTAA